From Mytilus edulis chromosome 8, xbMytEdul2.2, whole genome shotgun sequence, one genomic window encodes:
- the LOC139486556 gene encoding iduronate 2-sulfatase-like has protein sequence MKGLWVFVIVNILAISKGRKNVLFIVMDDLRPQLGAYNGPYFPGSGQSLMHTPNIDGLASKSLLLKRAYVQQALCSPSRASFMTGRRPDTTHVYDLYTYFRSVGGNFTTIPQYFKSKGYETAGMGKIYHPGVASNNNDPLSWSMPYLRGDHNWEDKNHSWKGIPDSLLKDRPLIDKQIADHAINTLQHLAPAAKSGHKPFFLAVGFYRPHLPFVFPQSFIHNYPWSDVHVPDNQFAPRSMPTIAWTHSNELWSYQDIKDTKFTGDINTTLPHATVIKLRRAYYTSVSWVDSLIGNVLAELSRLGLDSNTVVSFVGDHGWKLGEHGAWAKHTNFNVDTHAPMMVKVPGMTDNGIVSEKLTEFVDLFPTLVEAAGVSPVPLCPENSATVSVCHEGQSLIPLIKNPNIAWKNASFSQYPRRHSHHDIMGYTITTERYRYTEWVRFNKPTYKPDWNTVVDAELYDHQVDPHENINKVHYHSQSNIKMQLSQQLRAGWRDTLPSSAISHGFGR, from the coding sequence ATGAAAGGGTTATGGGTATTTGTCATTGTTAATATATTGGCAATTTCAAAAGGCAggaaaaatgtattatttatagTGATGGACGATTTACGACCACAGCTTGGAGCATATAATGGACCATATTTCCCAGGATCAGGTCAGTCTTTGATGCATACCCCCAACATCGATGGCCTTGCCTCCAAAAGTCTGCTTCTAAAAAGGGCATACGTTCAGCAAGCACTTTGTTCACCAAGTAGAGCATCATTTATGACTGGTAGACGGCCAGATACCACGCACGTGTATGATCTATACACATATTTCAGAAGCGTCGGGGGTAATTTTACAACGATTCCACAATATTTCAAATCGAAAGGTTATGAAACTGCTGGAATGGGAAAAATTTATCATCCAGGTGTCGCTTCTAACAATAACGATCCTTTATCATGGAGTATGCCATATTTGAGAGGAGATCATAATTGGGAAGATAAAAATCATAGTTGGAAAGGCATTCCAGATTCATTGTTAAAAGACAGACCTTTAATAGACAAACAGATAGCTGATCATGCGATCAATACCTTGCAGCATCTCGCCCCGGCCGCCAAATCCGGTCATAAACCATTTTTCTTAGCAGTTGGTTTTTATAGACCACATTTACCATTTGTTTTCCCTCAATCATTTATTCATAATTACCCATGGAGTGATGTACATGTGCCAGATAATCAATTTGCTCCAAGATCAATGCCAACAATTGCTTGGACACATTCTAATGAATTATGGAGTTACCAAGACATAAAGGATACGAAATTCACTGGTGACATTAATACAACTCTACCACACGCTACGGTTATAAAATTACGCCGCGCTTACTATACATCTGTTAGTTGGGTAGATTCTTTAATAGGTAATGTGTTAGCCGAGCTTTCTAGACTAGGACTCGACAGCAATACTGTAGTGTCATTTGTTGGGGATCATGGATGGAAACTAGGTGAGCACGGAGCTTGGGCAAAACACACGAACTTCAACGTAGATACGCATGCTCCAATGATGGTAAAGGTACCTGGCATGACTGATAATGGTATTGTGAGTGAAAAACTAACAGAATTTGTTGATTTATTTCCGACTTTAGTTGAAGCCGCTGGAGTGAGTCCAGTCCCATTGTGTCCAGAAAACTCTGCCACTGTTTCCGTGTGCCACGAGGGACAGAGTCTTATTCCTCTTATCAAAAATCCAAACATTGCATGGAAAAATGCATCCTTTTCTCAATACCCGCGTAGGCATAGTCACCATGATATTATGGGATATACAATTACTACTGAACGTTATAGATATACAGAATGGGTTAGATTCAATAAACCTACTTATAAACCCGACTGGAATACTGTTGTTGATGCTGAACTATACGATCATCAGGTGGACCCCCATGAAAACATCAACAAAGTCCACTATCATAGTCAATCTAACATCAAAATGCAATTGAGTCAACAGCTACGTGCTGGATGGAGAGATACACTTCCAAGTAGTGCAATATCACATGGATTTGGACGTTGA
- the LOC139486558 gene encoding transcription initiation factor TFIID subunit 7-like, which yields MSSKAKKKEGAGEPLHDLEQQFILRLPPGSAMALRREVQSGSMTLKDRISIELNQDHRHGAVRYGTDIFHAKLMDLPCVIESYKTIDNKTAYKTADLCQMLLCTNDEEPMSDENDSLKKKDKDKKYQYIHGITPPLKNVKKRRFRKTLKKKYMEQPDIEKEVKRLFRQDAEAIDVKWELITEEEKVSSSQTKGGSDKPLIHRSDTTTSLDYAIFGELSSSDEDDEKDVNIMDSGEDEMSRSSSFIPRQTSYASLDMANSESQDAMNDTESAELAGKLTELKRQVEEIRRRRQSQEDRVATLENPMLKQTMQEMLNKTIKEEDEKGKEFEILSSMLG from the exons ATGAGCTCCAAAGCAAAGAAAAAAGAAGGAGCTGGTGAACCACTGCATGACTTAGAACAACAGTTTATTTTACGCCTTCCACCG GGATCTGCTATGGCCTTACGGAGAGAGGTCCAATCAGGGTCTATGACACTTAAAGACAGAATAAGTATAGAACTGAACCAGGATCATAGACATGGAGCTGTTAGATATGGAACAGATATATTTCATGCAAAG ctGATGGATTTGCCTTGTGTGATAGAATCTTATAAAACCATTGATAACAAAACAGCTTATAAAACAGCAGATTTATGCCAG ATGCTGCTATGTACAAATGATGAAGAACCCATGTCAGATGAAAATGACAGTctaaagaaaaaagataaagataaaaagtATCAGTATATTCATGGCA tTACTCCACCTTTAAAAAACGTGAAGAAAAGAAGGTTCAGGAAAACATTAAAGAAAAAG TACATGGAACAACCCGACATTGAAAAAGAAGTAAAGCGACTGTTCAGACAGGATGCTGAGGCTATAGATGTTAAATGGGAGTTAATAACTGAGGAAGAGAAAGTGTCGTCAAGTCAGACGAAAGGAGGAAGTGATAAACCACTGATACATAGATCTGATACAACCACTAGTCTAGATTATG CCATATTTGGAGAATTAAGCAGTTCAGATGAAGACGATGAAAAAGATGTGAACATCATGGATAGTGGCGAAGATGAAATGTCGCGTAGTAGTTCCTTCATCCCTCGACAGACTTCGTATGCCAGTCTGGACATGGCTAACTCTGAGAGTCAGGACGCCATGAATGACACAGAATCAGCAGAGTTGGCGGGTAAATTGACAGAGTTAAAGAGACAGGTGGAGGAGATCAGGAGAAGGAGACAGTCACAAGAAGATCGAGTGGCAACGTTAGAGAATCCAATGTTAAAG CAAACAATGCAGGAAATGTTGAATAAAACCATTAAAGAAGAGGATGAGAAAGGCAAAGAG TTTGAAATATTATCATCAATGTTGGGCTGA
- the LOC139486561 gene encoding magnesium transporter NIPA2-like, protein MANFTSLPEMSDPNTTQSPLPNVTEPTEHIVSNEDIYGFWIGFSLAVISNAFIGSSFIFKKRGLIRIAKRRGTRADQGGYGYLKEWLWWLGMFLMIFGEILNFVAYAFAPATLVTPLGALSVIVAAVMSSIFLKERLNIIGKVSCGLCVIGSTVMVMHSPKETKVHTMDQMLEKVQEPGFIVFCLLLLVISMVFMIYLAPRYGSKSVMVYVTICATLGAFTVMGCKGMGVAVTQTIKGDQQFTNWFTYLMLAIVITCILVQLNFLNRALDIFNTAVVTPIYYVLFTSCVVSLSAVLFKDFFYMDWKDILSFFLGFITVVGGIFLLNAFKYMNISMKNLPKVHKKDTEKQDENANMSVNGDIMCHTDDEEDVDAYQRLANSHSVASMNHIEFEIDTNLKS, encoded by the exons ATGGCGAACTTCACATCTTTACCAGAG ATGTCTGACCCTAATACTACCCAATCCCCCCTTCCGAACGTAACAGAACCCACAGAACATATTGTATCTAATGAAGATATCTATGGCTTCTGGATTGGCTTTAGTTTAGCCGTCATCTCTAACGCTTTCATTGGCAGCAGCTTCATCTTCAAGAAACGTGGATTAATTAGAATCGCCAAAAGGAGAGGAACAAGAGCCG ATCAAGGTGGATATGGTTATCTGAAAGAATGGCTGTGGTGGCTTGGAATGTTCCTAA tgattttcgGAGAAATACTCAATTTTGTTGCCTACGCATTTGCCCCAGCGACATTGGTTACACCTCTTGGAGCCCTGAGTGTTATTGTGGC AGCTGTTATGTCCTCAATTTTTCTAAAAGAAAGACTGAATATAATAGGTAAAGTGAGCTGTGGATTGTGTGTGATCGGATCTACTGTCATGGTTATGCATTCTCCAAAAGAAACCAAAGTTCATACAATGGATCAAATGTTAGAAAAAGTTCAAGAGCCAG GTTTTATCGTATTTTGTCTGCTACTTTTGGTTATATCCATGGTTTTCATGATATATCTAGCACCTCGATATGGAAGTAAATCGGTGATGGTTTACGTCACAATCTGCGCAACTCTCGGCGCTTTTACTGTGATGGGTTGTAAAGGAATGGGTGTAGCTGTTACACAGACAATAAAAGGGGACCAGCAATTCACGAACTGGTTTACTTATTTGATGCTTGCTATAGTTATCACATGTATATTAGTACAGTTGAATTTCCTTAATCGTGCGTTAGATATATTCAATACCGCGGTAGTGACTCCAATTTATTACGTATTGTTTACGTCATGTGTAGTCTCATTATCAGCTGTATTGTTCAAAGACTTTTTCTACATGGACTGGAAGGATATATTATCTTTCTTCTTAGGTTTTATAACTGTTGTGGGAGGAATCTTCCTACTCAATGCATTTAAATACATGAACATAtctatgaaaaatctaccaaaagtacacaaaaaGGACACAGAGAAGCAGGATGAAAACGCCAACATGTCCGTCAATGGTGATATCATGTGTCACACCGACGACGAGGAGGATGTCGACGCTTACCAAAGACTTGCAAATAGTCATAGTGTGGCTAGCATGAACCATATTGAATTTGAAATtgatacaaatttaaaaagttgA